Part of the Paenibacillus sp. FSL R7-0273 genome is shown below.
GTTCATTCGGGCAGCAAATCGGCTGTTATCGAGAATTTTGAACCGAATCACCTGAAATGGGTTCAGACCCTTACCGTCACACCGGGCAGCTACTACAGGATTTCCGGATATATCAAAGTTGCCAGCATTGCCGGCGAAGGCTTCGGCGCCAATATATTTCCGGTCGGCATCGGCGGCGGATACCCCGCCACAACGGATACTGGCGGGGCTTGGCAATATCTTGAGTTTATCGGCCAGACCGGAAGCGAGCAGACCGAGCTTGCCGTTGGAGCAGCCCTAGGCGGCTATGCCAACCTTATTCAAGGGAAAGCCTATTTCGATGATCTGTCTGTAGAACAGCTGGAGACCCTTCCGGAGGGAGCAGGCTTCATTTCTCTAGATACCGGGACAGCCGTTCCTGCCGATAACAGTGGTACTGAAACTGTACCCCATAAGGTCTCACCGGCTAAGATCCTGCTCATCTCGGCAGCATTCAGCGTGTTTTTTGCCCTGATGTACAATAGAGGGCTGCGCAGCAGCAAGCTGCTTGGCCAGACGGACATTGTTTACACAAGATGGCTGTATGTGGCATTCGCGGGCGCCTTTATTCTGCGTATCTGGATCGGCATTACTGCACAAGGCTACGAAAATGATATGAACACCTTCATTGCCTGGGGCCAGCGTCTGGTTGACAAGGGGCCGGGCGGCTTCTACGAGGAAGGCTATTTCGCGGACTACCCGCCCGGCTATTTGTACATATTATATCTGCTGAGCGCCCTCCGCGGACTGTTCGGCCTGACGCACGGCTCGGCGGGAGAGATGCTGCTGTTTAAAATGCCGGCTATTCTTTCGGATCTTGTACTGGGCGTGCTCATTTACAAGATTGGTAGCAAGAAGCTGGGCGGCGGAATGGCTATGGGCCTGATGCTGCTGTACTTGTTCAATCCGGCTGTATTGATGGATTCCTCCGCCTGGGGGCAGGCTGATTCCTTCTTTATGATCTTCCTGCTGCTCAGCATTATGGGGGCAGCGGACAAAACCTTTATCCGTTCAGCCATCTTCTTTGCTATTGCTGTGCTTGTTAAGCCCCAGGCGCTGATCTTTACACCTGTGCTGATGTTCGCCTTTTATCATCACCGGGCCTGGAAGCAGCTGGCCTACGGCGCGCTGTACGGCCTCGGGGCCTTTATCCTGCTGGCAGCTCCATTCTTCTGGAATAACGGCGGCTTCATCGGGCTGATCGATCTGTATAAGAGTACTTTGTCATCATATCCGTATTCGACGGTTAATGCGTTCAACCTGTATGCCCTCACCGGGCCGATGTGGTCAGCGATGGATGTAACCTGGCTGGGCATCACTTACCGTGTCTGGGGTTTTATTTTTATCCTGGCCGCAGTTGCAGCAGCAGCCTATTATTCATTCCGCAAAGACCGCAAGGAGCTGTCCAAGTCTTATTTTATAGCGATCGTACTAATTGCCGTCGTCTTCGTGCTCGGCACCAAAATGCATGAGCGTTATATCTATCCGGCTCTCATTCTCTGCCTCTTCAGTTATATGGAGAGCAAGGACCGGCGGTTTCTGACGATGTTCCTGGGCTTTACGCTGACGCAATATATTAATGTCGGCTATACCCTGGCTCATCTCAATGCCGGCGGCAACCCGCCGACAGACGGGATTGTTATTGTTACATCTATAGCCAATCTCGGATTGCTGGTCTATACGCTGTATACCGGGTATATGGTATATATCCGCAAACAAATCAAGCCGCTTGCCCCTCCGGCTACAGCCGCTGAGCATTATGCAGCTGATCTGGCGCTAGCTGAAAGCATCCGGCCGCTCGAAGCCGCAGGCAAGTCCAAGTTCAGGCTGCAGCGTAAGGACTGGATCTGGATGCTTGCCATTACGGCAGTTTATACAGTCATTGCCCTGGTTAATCTCGGTTCAACTAAGGCGCCGGAAACGTTATGGGAGCCTGCAGCCATCGGCGAGAGCTTCTATGCTGATCTTGGCCAGAGCAGACAGCTGGAGAATGTAAAGATATTCGGCGGTGTAGGTACCGGTAAGTTTAAGCTCGAATTCAGCGAAACGCCGGACGTGTGGGGAAGCCCGCTGGATGTAAGCGAGGATGTCGGCAATGTCTTCATCTGGAAAAGCCAGCCGCTGAACGTAGCAGCAAGGTATGTGAAGCTTACTGTAACTTCGCCTGGATTCACTCTGAATGAAATTGCTTTCTATGAGCAGGGAGGGAACAAAACCCCGCTGCCTGTAGCCGGTGTAACTCCGGATGCCGGTGCAGCTGCCAAAAGAGGCGAGCCTGCCAATCTGTTTGATGAGCAGTCGCTAGTTCCGGCACACTCAAATTTTATGAACAGCACTTATTTTGACGAGATCTACCATGCCCGTACTGCATATGAGCATTTCCACGGCATTGTAGCTTACGAAAATACTCACCCGCCGCTCGGCAAAATTCTGATCGGAGCCGGGATGGAGCTGTTCGGCGTCAATCCGTTCGGCTGGCGGATTATCGGCACCCTGTTCGGGGCGGCGATGCTGCCGCTGATTTATATGATGGGCCTACGGCTGTTCGGCAGAACCCGTTACGCTGCGCTGGCAGCCGGATTGTTCGCGCTGGATTTCATGCATTTTACCCAGACGCGTATTTCCACCATTGATGTGTACGGCGTATTCTTCATCATGCTGATGTTCTATTTCATGCAGCGCTATTTTACAATGAACTTTTACCGTGTTCCGCTGCGCAAAACCCTGGTTCCGCTGTTTTGGGCAGGCCTCTTCTTCGGTATAGGGGTTGCGTCCAAGTGGATCGTTCTGTATGGGGGAGCCGGGCTGGCAGTTATGCTCGCGTTATCGCTGTTCGACCGCTATAGGGAATACAAGGCAGCAGGGCGTATGCTTGCAGAAGGAAAGCTGGGTGACCAGGAGATCAAGACCGCCTGCCGGACAGCCGACAGATCCTTCTGGAAGAACACTATCATTACACTTGCCAGCTGTGTCGGCTTCTTTGTCATTATTCCGGTAATAGTCTATAGCCTGTCCTTTATTCCGGTGCTGTCCGTTACTACAGAAGGCTATACTATAAAAGGGCTGATTGATGCCCAGAAGAACATGTATAACTATCACAGCCAGCTGGTAGCCACGCATCCGTTTTCCTCCTCCTGGTGGGAATGGCCGTTTATGAAACGTCCGGTCTGGTTCTTCAGCGGCGGTGAAGGACTGCCGGAGGGCCAGGTGAGCAGTATTGTTACTATGGGTAATCCGCTGATCTGGTGGACCGGGATTTTTGCAATGCTTGGCGCAGTGTGGCTTACCATCAGGAACAAAGAGAAGCACCTGTACATGCTCTGGATCGCCTTTTTGTCGCAATATGTGCCATGGATGCTCGTTCCGCGCGAGACGTTCCTGTATCACTATTTTGCAATGGTGCCGTTTATCATCCTGGCTATTGTATATGTAATGAAACAGCTGGACAGCAGGGTTCCCGGAGCCTCCAAAATCCGTTATGCTTATGTGGCTGCGGCGGCTATACTCTTCATTATGTTCTATCCGGTGCTGTCAGGAATGCAGGTTAGTGCCGACTATGTAAATATCGTGCTGCGCTGGTTCCCTTCCTGGGTATTCTAGGGAGGAGCCAGCCCTAATGAAGTAAAGCTCCATAAAACTAAGGCGTATGCTTTCGAAGCGAGTTTTGTACGAAGTAATACAGGGAAGCTCATGCTCACAAAACAAAGTGTATGCTTCCGGAGCGAGTTTTATTGCGAAGCATCTCAATGAAGTAAAGCTCCATAAAACTTTTAGGAGGAACAAAGGTGAAAGCCAGATACAGTGTAATTGTCCCGATGTACAATGAGGAGGAGGTCATCCAGCATACGTATGAGCGCCTCAAAAAGGTTATGGACGAATGCGGCGACTCCTACGAGCTGGTCTTCGTTAACGATGGCAGCCGTGACCGTACGGCTGAGATTATGCGCGGGATCAGCAGCCGTGACGGGAATGTCAAGCTGATTGACTTCTCGCGCAATTTCGGCCATCAGGTCGCGATTACCGCCGGGATGGATTATGCTGAAGGGCAGGCGGTGGTTGTTATTGATGCCGATCTTCAGGACCCGCCTGAGGTTATCCTGCAGATGATTGCGAAGTGGAAGGAGGGCTATGAGGTGGTCTACGCCAAGCGGCTTAAGCGCCACGGGGAGACTCTGTTCAAAAAAGTGACCGCCAAGCTCTTCTACCGTCTGCTGAGCAGCATGACAAGCGTGGAGATTCCTACCGATACCGGTGATTTCCGGCTGATTGACCGCAAGGTATGCGATGTGCTGCGCGGCCTGAAGGAGAAAAACCGTTATGTCCGGGGGCTGGTAAGCTGGGTAGGCTTCCGCCAGACGATGGTTGAATATGTGCGTGAGGAGCGCTTTGCCGGAGAAACCAAGTATCCGCTGAAGAAAATGGTCCGGTTTGCCCTGGACGGCATCACCTCCTTCTCTCATAAACCGCTCAAAATCGCATCCTATGTCGGCTTCTTTCTGGCCTTTTCCAGTTTCTTATATCTGTTCTTCATCCTGTTCCAAAAGCTGTTTACCACCTGGGCGGTTCCCGGCTGGACCTCCATTGTAGGCGTCAATCTGCTGTTTAACGGGATCGTGCTGATGCTGCTCGGGGTGATCGGCGAATATATCGGGCGGATCTACGATGAGTCGAAGGACCGGCCGCTGTATATTGTACGGGAGACCCGGGGGTATGAGGACGGTGAATATCCTGACAAGCGGGAAGGCAGACGTTATGAAAAATAAAAAGCTGAATGCGGGGTTTATCCAGTTCCTTAAATTTAACGCCGTAGGATTGCTCAATACATTAATCGATTTTGCAGTATTTACATTGCTCCATTCACTGGGGCTGATGAATGCGCCTGCGCAGGTTATCTCCTATAGCGCGGGTACAGCCAACAGCTTTTTCTGGAACAAAAAAGTGACCTTCCGCGACCGCGATGCTGGTAAGAGCGGCTCTGACCGGCTGCAGCTGGTGAGGTTCATCATCCTCAATCTGGCGGTGCTGGGAATTTCGGTGCTGCTGATGCATATGCTGACGGTCAGCTTCGGGATTCAGGTGCTGTTTGCAAAGGTGCTGGTTACCGGCGTTACCGTAATTATTAATTTTATTGGAAGCCGTATGTGGGTGTTCTAGGCAATTATCAGGGCAAGGGGGACCTTGTCCCGGACTAACGGAGGGATCTTCATGCGCAAGCTGTCCTATTTGATCATATTGGCAGGCGTCCTTATCATGCTGTATCCAAAAGCAAGCGAGTGGTACAACGACCGGCAGCAGGCCAAGCTGCTGGAGGAAGCAGAGCAGGCTTACAGTGAGCTGGCCCCGGCGCCTGGACCGGATTTGCAGAAGCCTTATGCTGAGGTAACCCAGCTGCTGGCTGATGAGTCGGCACAGGAGGAAGAGGCACCGCCGTCAGAAAAGCCGTCTGAGGAGATTACAGTGGGCGGCAAAATCACCGGAATTATCGAAATCGACCGGATTGAGCTGAAGCTGCCTGTTCTTGAAGGAGCAACTAAGGCTAATCTGAAGCATGCTGCTGCTCATATGAAGGAGACGGCTCCGCTGGGTGAGGTGGGGAATGCAGCCATTGCTGCGCACAGATCCAGAACGGCAGGCAGGCTTTTTAACAGGTTGGATGAAGTGAAGATCGGGGATACTATCAGAATTAAGACAAGTACAGAGGCTTATGAGTACGAGGTATATGATATTTCTATTGTGGAGCCGACAGATGTATCGGTGCTGAATGGCAATGATACGGACTCTATCCTCACTCTGATTACCTGTGATCCGCTTGTTAACCCTACGCACCGGCTGATTATCCATGCTAAATTGACTTGAGACCGGATATGCAAACAGATTTTTCACATAATAGAAAGAATTTTAATAAAAAATGTTGAAAATCTAGTAATTTAGGTATTGTATCTGGGCAGGAATATGGTAGTATATAACTATAAAAGCACGCACGATAACGGCAAACCTATCGAAAGGTAGGGACGCAAAGCTAAAGGGCCTTCCCGCAAGGATGGCAGCCAGCTACCGAATGAAGGGCTTTTTTTGTTGGCTATCTAATCCAGAATCTAGTATATTTGGAAGATTGAGAGAATAGATAAAGCTGCACACGATAACGGCAAACCTATCGAAAGGTAGGGACGCAAAGCTAAAGGGCCTTCCCGTAAGGATGGCAGCCAGCTACCGAAAGGAGTTTTATCCATGAAAAAATTCTATTTCATGCTGTTAACATTGTTCGTAGTGGTTACTTCCGTTCAGACAAGCACAGCTTCTGCTGCAACTGCAGACTCAAGCTGGTTGAATACATCGAAGCTAGACCAAGGTGTTGTTGCAGTATCCTATGATGTACCTGCTGATAAACGCATCAAACTCATGATCACTAAAGACGGCAACAGCTACACTTACAACCTGTACGCTTCCCAATCGACAGAATCCTTCCCGCTGCAGCAAGGCAACGGCACATATAAAGTATCTGTTCTGGAGAACACAACCGGCAACAAATACAAAGTAGTATCCTCAGAGAATGTAGAGCTTAAGCTCAGCAATACTAACGCTGTATACCTGAGTTCCGTGCAGAATGTTAAATGGACCTCTTCCGATAAGGCAGTACTGAAAGCTAAGCAGCTTACACAGGGCCTGACTACTGATGAAGCTAAGGTTAAAGCAATTTATAATTACATCGTAGCCAACGTTAAGTATGACAACACATTGGCTGCTACAGTAGCACAGGACTATATCCCTAGCAATGACAACACACTGCTGACTAAGAAGGGCATCTGCTACGATTATGCTTCACTATTCGCAACAATGCTGCGCAGTGAAGGTATTCCAACTAAACTGGTTATGGGTAACACCAGCTATGTATCGACCTACCATGCCTGGAATGAAGTTTTGCTTAACGGTAAATGGGTAACAATTGATACTACAGTAGACGCTGGATTGGCTAAGAACAGCAAAGATGCTGGCCTTACAAAAGTAGCAAGCAAATATAGCGCTGCTAAGTTCTATTAATAACGAAAGATATATAGTCTTATCAAGACCCCCCGCTTAGATTTTTAAGCGAGGGGTCTTTTTTTGCCGAGGGGGGTTGCTTTTTGTAAGAGATGTGGGGTATTATAGGTAAGCGTTGTTAGAGCGCGTCAAAGTTTAGCTGAAATTGACCGAATAAGAAATTTCAAAAAAAGCTTGCGCTTCTGAAACAAACGTGATATATTATAAGAGTTGCTGCTGATGAGATAATCATTAGCGACGACGAGCTTGATCTTTGAAAACTGAACAACGAGTGAGTATCGGAAATCACTTCGGTGAGATCCAAAAGTAGAGAATGTAAATTCTCGTCAGATGTTTCAAAATGAGCAATCGCTCTTTCTAAATACCAATTTGGAGAGTTTGATCCTGGCTCAGGACGAACGCTGGCGGCGTGCCTAATACATGCAAGTCGAGCGGAGTTTATCCTTCGGGGTAAGCTTAGCGGCGGACGGGTGAGTAACACGTAGGCAACCTGCCCCTTAGCCTGGGATAACTACCGGAAACGGTAGCTAATACCGGATAATTTCTTTTTTCTCATGAAGGGAGAATGAAAGGCGGAGCAATCTGTCATTAAGGGATGGGCCTGCGGCGCATTAGCTAGTTGGTGGGGTAACGGCTCACCAAGGCGACGATGCGTAGCCGACCTGAGAGGGTGAACGGCCACACTGGGACTGAGACACGGCCCAGACTCCTACGGGAGGCAGCAGTAGGGAATCTTCCGCAATGGGCGAAAGCCTGACGGAGCAACGCCGCGTGAGTGATGAAGGTTTTCGGATCGTAAAGCTCTGTTGCCAGGGAAGAACGTCCGGTAGAGTAACTGCTACCGGAGTGACGGTACCTGAGAAGAAAGCCCCGGCTAACTACGTGCCAGCAGCCGCGGTAATACGTAGGGGGCAAGCGTTGTCCGGAATTATTGGGCGTAAAGCGCGCGCAGGCGGCTATTTAAGTCTGGTGTTTAAACCTTGGGCTCAACCTGAGGTCGCACTGGAAACTGGGTGGCTTGAGTACAGAAGAGGAAAGTGGAATTCCACGTGTAGCGGTGAAATGCGTAGAGATGTGGAGGAACACCAGTGGCGAAGGCGACTTTCTGGGCTGTAACTGACGCTGAGGCGCGAAAGCGTGGGGAGCAAACAGGATTAGATACCCTGGTAGTCCACGCCGTAAACGATGAGTGCTAGGTGTTAGGGGTTTCGATACCCTTGGTGCCGAAGTTAACACAGTAAGCACTCCGCCTGGGGAGTACGGTCGCAAGACTGAAACTCAAAGGAATTGACGGGGACCCGCACAAGCAGTGGAGTATGTGGTTTAATTCGAAGCAACGCGAAGAACCTTACCAGGTCTTGACATCCCGATGAAAGCATTAGAGATAGTGCCCCTCTTCGGAGCATCGGAGACAGGTGGTGCATGGTTGTCGTCAGCTCGTGTCGTGAGATGTTGGGTTAAGTCCCGCAACGAGCGCAACCCTTGACTTTAGTTGCCAGCAGGTTAAGCTGGGCACTCTAGAGTGACTGCCGGTGACAAACCGGAGGAAGGTGGGGATGACGTCAAATCATCATGCCCCTTATGACCTGGGCTACACACGTACTACAATGGCCAGTACAACGGGAAGCGAAGCCGCGAGGTGGAGCCAATCCCAGCAAAGCTGGTCTCAGTTCGGATTGCAGGCTGCAACTCGCCTGCATGAAGTCGGAATTGCTAGTAATCGCGGATCAGCATGCCGCGGTGAATACGTTCCCGGGTCTTGTACACACCGCCCGTCACACCACGAGAGTTTACAACACCCGAAGTCGGTGGGGTAACCCGCAAGGGAGCCAGCCGCCGAAGGTGGGGTAGATGATTGGGGTGAAGTCGTAACAAGGTAGCCGTATCGGAAGGTGCGGCTGGATCACCTCCTTTCTATGGAGAATCGTCACCTGCAACGGTGACATTCAAATCGGAAGCTAAGCTTCCAAAACTCAGGTTTAGGCCTGTTACTCACTCGTTGGTCAGTTTTGAGAGTTTAAGCTCTCAAGTAGTGCCTTGATCCTTGAAAACTGGATACCGAAACGAATTTGCGTTTTAGAACATCTTTTAGCTGAAACTTGTGTAAGCAAGTTGAAATAGTTATTAGTTGATACAATTGATCTGATAGGAAAGTAAAGAACAGCAATGTTCAAACTTTCTCCTGCGGAGAAAATTGCGGTTAAGCTAATAAGAGCACACGGAGGATGCCTAGGCGCCAGGAGCCGACGAAGGACGTGGCGAACAACGAAACTGCCTCGGGGAGCTGTAAGCAAGCTTTGATCCGGGGGTGTCCGAATGGGGAAACCCAGCTGTGGTAATTCGCAGTTACTCGTATCTGAATACATAGGATACGTAGAGGCAGACCAGGGGAACTGAAACATCTAAGTACCCTGAGGAAGAGAAAACAATAGTGATTCCGTCAGTAGCGGCGAGCGAACGCGGAACAGCCTAAACCAGGAGGCTTGCCTCCTGGGGTTGTGGGACGTCTCACATGGAGTTACAAAGGAATATGGTAGGCGAAGAGGTCTGGAAAGGCCCGCGATAGAGGTAAAAGCCCTGTAGCCTAAACTGTGTTCTCTCCGAGACGGATCCCGAGTAGTGCGGGGCACGTGAAACCCCGTATGAATCCGGCAGGACCATCTGTCAAGGCTAAATACTACCTGGCGACCGATAGTGAAACAGTACCGTGAGGGAAAGGTGAAAAGCACCCCGGAAGGGGAGTGAAATAGAACCTGAAACCGTGTGCTTACAAAAAGTCAGAGCCCGATCTATGGGTGATGGCGTGCCTTTTGTAGAATGAACCGGCGAGTTACGTTTAACATGCAAGGTTAAGGTGAGAAGCCGGAGCCGCAGCGAAAGCGAGTCTGAATAGGGCGACTCAGTATGTGGACGTAGACCCGAAACCGTGTGATCTACCCCTGTCCAGGGTGAAGGTGCGGTAACACGCACTGGAGGCCCGAACCCACGTACGTTGAAAAGTGCGGGGATGAGGTGGGGGTAGCGGAGAAATTCCAATCGAACTCGGAGATAGCTGGTTCTCCCCGAAATAGCTTTAGGGCTAGCCTCGGTGAATGGAGTGATGGAGGTAGAGCACTGATTGGGTGCGGGGCCCGCAAGGGTTACCAAGCTCAGTCAAACTCCGAATGCCATTACCTTCTTGCCGGGAGTCAGACAGTGAGTGCTAAGATCCATTGTCAAAAGGGAAACAGCCCAGACCATCAGCTAAGGTCCCCAAGTGTGTGTTAAGTGGGAAAGGATGTGGAGTTGCACAGACAACCAGGATGTTGGCTTAGAAGCAGCCACCATTTAAAGAGTGCGTAATAGCTCACTGGTCGAGTGACTCTGCGCCGAAAATGTAACGGGGCTAAACACACCACCGAAGCTATGGCTTGATGCTTTGCATCAGGGGTAGGGGAGCGTTGTATGTAGGTTGAAGGTGTACCGTAAGGAGCGCTGGACAGCATACAAGTGAGAATGCCGGTATGAGTAACGAAAAGATCAGTGAGAATCTGATCCGCCGAAAGCCCAAGGTTTCCTGAGGAAGGCTCGTCCGCTCAGGGTAAGTCGGGACCTAAGGCGAGGCCGATAGGCGTAGTCGAAGGACAACAGTTTGAAATTACTGTACCACCGTAATCCGCTATGAGCGATGGGGTGACGCAGGAGGGTAGTGACGCGGACTGATGGATGTCCGTCTAAGCAGTGAGGCTGGTGTGTAGGCAAATCCGCACACTGTTAAGGCCAGGCTGTGATGGGGAGCGAAAATTATAGTAGCGAAGGTCATGATCTCACACTGCCAAGAAAAGCCTCTAGCCAGGAGAAGGTGCCCGTACCGCAAACCGACACAGGTAGGCGAGAAGAGAATTCTAAGGCGCGCGGAAGAACTCTCGTTAAGGAACTCGGCAAAATGACCCCGTAACTTCGGGAGAAGGGGTGCCTCGGTAGGGTGAATAGCCCGAGGGGGCCGCAGTGAAAAGGCCCAAGCGACTGTTTAGCAAAAACACAGGTCTGTGCGAAGCCGCAAGGCGAAGTATACGGGCTGACGCCTGCCCGGTGCTGGAAGGTTAAGGGGAGTGGTTAGGGGCAACCCGAAGCTATGAACCGAAGCCC
Proteins encoded:
- a CDS encoding transglutaminase-like domain-containing protein, whose amino-acid sequence is MKKFYFMLLTLFVVVTSVQTSTASAATADSSWLNTSKLDQGVVAVSYDVPADKRIKLMITKDGNSYTYNLYASQSTESFPLQQGNGTYKVSVLENTTGNKYKVVSSENVELKLSNTNAVYLSSVQNVKWTSSDKAVLKAKQLTQGLTTDEAKVKAIYNYIVANVKYDNTLAATVAQDYIPSNDNTLLTKKGICYDYASLFATMLRSEGIPTKLVMGNTSYVSTYHAWNEVLLNGKWVTIDTTVDAGLAKNSKDAGLTKVASKYSAAKFY
- a CDS encoding phospholipid carrier-dependent glycosyltransferase encodes the protein MKNLRAAAVFMLMLLMFVLPVTSIYAEGNLLQNPGFEDGEEGAPSGWTKDAWIAGDGAGILSVQSEEVHSGSKSAVIENFEPNHLKWVQTLTVTPGSYYRISGYIKVASIAGEGFGANIFPVGIGGGYPATTDTGGAWQYLEFIGQTGSEQTELAVGAALGGYANLIQGKAYFDDLSVEQLETLPEGAGFISLDTGTAVPADNSGTETVPHKVSPAKILLISAAFSVFFALMYNRGLRSSKLLGQTDIVYTRWLYVAFAGAFILRIWIGITAQGYENDMNTFIAWGQRLVDKGPGGFYEEGYFADYPPGYLYILYLLSALRGLFGLTHGSAGEMLLFKMPAILSDLVLGVLIYKIGSKKLGGGMAMGLMLLYLFNPAVLMDSSAWGQADSFFMIFLLLSIMGAADKTFIRSAIFFAIAVLVKPQALIFTPVLMFAFYHHRAWKQLAYGALYGLGAFILLAAPFFWNNGGFIGLIDLYKSTLSSYPYSTVNAFNLYALTGPMWSAMDVTWLGITYRVWGFIFILAAVAAAAYYSFRKDRKELSKSYFIAIVLIAVVFVLGTKMHERYIYPALILCLFSYMESKDRRFLTMFLGFTLTQYINVGYTLAHLNAGGNPPTDGIVIVTSIANLGLLVYTLYTGYMVYIRKQIKPLAPPATAAEHYAADLALAESIRPLEAAGKSKFRLQRKDWIWMLAITAVYTVIALVNLGSTKAPETLWEPAAIGESFYADLGQSRQLENVKIFGGVGTGKFKLEFSETPDVWGSPLDVSEDVGNVFIWKSQPLNVAARYVKLTVTSPGFTLNEIAFYEQGGNKTPLPVAGVTPDAGAAAKRGEPANLFDEQSLVPAHSNFMNSTYFDEIYHARTAYEHFHGIVAYENTHPPLGKILIGAGMELFGVNPFGWRIIGTLFGAAMLPLIYMMGLRLFGRTRYAALAAGLFALDFMHFTQTRISTIDVYGVFFIMLMFYFMQRYFTMNFYRVPLRKTLVPLFWAGLFFGIGVASKWIVLYGGAGLAVMLALSLFDRYREYKAAGRMLAEGKLGDQEIKTACRTADRSFWKNTIITLASCVGFFVIIPVIVYSLSFIPVLSVTTEGYTIKGLIDAQKNMYNYHSQLVATHPFSSSWWEWPFMKRPVWFFSGGEGLPEGQVSSIVTMGNPLIWWTGIFAMLGAVWLTIRNKEKHLYMLWIAFLSQYVPWMLVPRETFLYHYFAMVPFIILAIVYVMKQLDSRVPGASKIRYAYVAAAAILFIMFYPVLSGMQVSADYVNIVLRWFPSWVF
- a CDS encoding glycosyltransferase family 2 protein, with the protein product MKARYSVIVPMYNEEEVIQHTYERLKKVMDECGDSYELVFVNDGSRDRTAEIMRGISSRDGNVKLIDFSRNFGHQVAITAGMDYAEGQAVVVIDADLQDPPEVILQMIAKWKEGYEVVYAKRLKRHGETLFKKVTAKLFYRLLSSMTSVEIPTDTGDFRLIDRKVCDVLRGLKEKNRYVRGLVSWVGFRQTMVEYVREERFAGETKYPLKKMVRFALDGITSFSHKPLKIASYVGFFLAFSSFLYLFFILFQKLFTTWAVPGWTSIVGVNLLFNGIVLMLLGVIGEYIGRIYDESKDRPLYIVRETRGYEDGEYPDKREGRRYEK
- a CDS encoding GtrA family protein, producing the protein MKNKKLNAGFIQFLKFNAVGLLNTLIDFAVFTLLHSLGLMNAPAQVISYSAGTANSFFWNKKVTFRDRDAGKSGSDRLQLVRFIILNLAVLGISVLLMHMLTVSFGIQVLFAKVLVTGVTVIINFIGSRMWVF
- a CDS encoding class D sortase, whose translation is MRKLSYLIILAGVLIMLYPKASEWYNDRQQAKLLEEAEQAYSELAPAPGPDLQKPYAEVTQLLADESAQEEEAPPSEKPSEEITVGGKITGIIEIDRIELKLPVLEGATKANLKHAAAHMKETAPLGEVGNAAIAAHRSRTAGRLFNRLDEVKIGDTIRIKTSTEAYEYEVYDISIVEPTDVSVLNGNDTDSILTLITCDPLVNPTHRLIIHAKLT